From Marmota flaviventris isolate mMarFla1 chromosome X, mMarFla1.hap1, whole genome shotgun sequence, the proteins below share one genomic window:
- the Pcdh11x gene encoding protocadherin-11 X-linked isoform X9 gives MDLLSGTYIFAVLLACVVFQSGAQEKNYTVREEMPENVLIGDLLKDLNLSLIPDKSLTSPMQFKLVYKTGDVPLIRIEEGTGEIFTTGARIDREKLCAGIMMDAHCFYEVEVAVLPDEIFRLVKIRFLIEDINDNAPLFPATVINISIPENSAINSRYALPAAIDPDIGINGVQNYQLIKGQNIFGLDVIETPEGDKMPQLIVQKELDREEKDTYVMKVKVEDGGFPQRSSTAILQVSVADTNDNRPVFKEKEIEVSIPENAPVGTSVTQLHATDADIGENAKIHFYFSNLVSNIAKRLFHLNTTTGLITVKEPLDREESPSHKLLVLASDGGSVPARAMVLVNVTDINDNVPSIDIRYIINPTNGTVVLSENAPLNTKVALITVMDKDADHNGRVTCFTDHEVPFRLRPVFSNQFLLETAAYLDYESTREYAIKLLAADAGKPPLNQSSMLLVKVKDENDNAPVFTQPFISLSVPENNSPGTQLTKISATDADSGRNAEISYLLGTDAPSEFNLDHRTGILTAVKKLDREKQEKYYFTVLAKDNGMPPLMTNATVLVTVLDQNDNSPIFTHNEYNFYVPENLPRHGTVGLITVTDPDYGENSAVTLSILDVNDDFTIDPQTGVIRPNISFDREKQESYTFYVKAEDGGRVSRSSTAKVTINVVDVNDNKPVFVVPPSNYSYELVLPSTNPGTVVFKVVAIDNDTGMNAELHYSIVGGNTKGLFVIDQTTGNITLKEKCVVADLGLHRLVVKAKDLGQPDSLFSVVIVNLFVNETVTNATLIHELVRKSIEAPATQNIETADTSSPTSDYVKIMVAIVAGTITVILVIFITAVVRCRQPPHLKAAQKNKQNSEWVTPNPENRQMIMMKKKKKKKKKKHAPKNLLLNFVTIEETKADDADNDGNSVTLDLPIELEEQTMGKYNWGTTPTTFKPDSPDLARHYKSASPQPAFQIQPETPLNSKHHIIQELPLDNTFVACDSISKCSSSSSDPYSVSECSYPVTTFKTPVSVHTRPTDSRTSTIEICSEI, from the exons ATGGACTTGTTGTCCGGGACGTATATATTTGCGGTCCTGTTAGCATGCGTCGTGTTTCAGTCTGGCGCCCAGGAGAAAAATTACACCGTCCGAGAAGAAATGCCAGAAAACGTCCTGATAGGCGACTTGTTGAAAGACCTCAATTTGTCGCTAATTCCCGACAAGTCCTTAACGTCTCCAATGCAGTTCAAGCTCGTGTACAAGACAGGGGATGTGCCACTGATTCGTATTGAAGAGGGTACTGGTGAGATCTTCACTACTGGCGCTCGCATTGATCGTGAGAAATTATGTGCTGGTATCATGATGGATGCCCATTGCTTTTACGAAGTGGAGGTTGCTGTTTTGCCGGATGAAATATTTAGACTGGTTAAGATACGTTTTCTGATAGAAGACATAAATGATAATGCACCGTTATTCCCAGCGACGGTTATCAACATCTCAATTCCAGAGAATTCGGCTATAAACTCTCGGTATGCTCTCCCAGCGGCCATTGATCCTGACATAGGAATAAACGGAGTTCAAAATTACCAACTAATTAAG GGTCAAAATATTTTTGGGCTTGATGTCATAGAGACACCAGAAGGAGACAAGATGCCACAACTGATTGTTCAAAAGGAGTTAGATAGGGAAGAGAAGGATACCTATGTAATGAAAGTAAAGGTTGAAGATGGTGGCTTTCCTCAACGATCCAGTACTGCTATTTTGCAAGTAAGTGTTGCTGATACAAATGACAACCGCCCTGTGTTCAAGGAGAAGGAAATTGAAGTTAGTATACCAGAAAATGCTCCTGTAGGAACTTCAGTGACACAACTCCATGCTACAGATGCTGACATAGGTGAAAATGCCAAGATTCACTTCTATTTCAGCAATCTAGTCTCCAATATTGCCAAGAGATTATTTCACCTTAACACCACCACTGGACTCATCACAGTCAAAGAACCCCTGGATAGAGAAGAATCACCAAGTCATAAGTTACTGGTTTTGGCAAGTGATGGTGGATCAGTGCCAGCAAGAGCAATGGTCCTGGTAAATGTTACAGATATCAATGATAATGTCCCATCAATTGATATAAGATACATTATCAATCCAACCAATGGCACTGTGGTTCTTTCAGAAAATGCTCCACTTAACACCAAAGTTGCTCTCATTACTGTAATGGATAAGGATGCTGACCATAATGGTAGAGTGACATGCTTCACAGATCATGAAGTTCCTTTCAGATTAAGGCCAGTATTCAGTAATCAGTTCCTCCTGGAAACTGCTGCATATCTTGACTATGAGTCCACAAGAGAATATGCCATTAAATTACTGGCCGCAGATGCTGGCAAACCTCCTTTGAATCAGTCATCAATGCTTCTCGTCAAAGTGAAAGATGAAAATGACAATGCTCCAGTTTTCACCCAGCCCTTCATAAGTCTTTCTGTTCCTGAGAATAACTCCCCTGGCACACAGCTGACCAAAATAAGTGCAACAGATGCAGACAGTGGACGTAATGCTGAAATCAGTTACCTTTTAGGTACTGATGCCCCATCTGAATTCAACCTGGATCATCGAACAggcattctgactgcagtgaaaAAATTAGatagagaaaaacaggaaaaatattatttcactgtTCTGGCAAAAGATAATGGGATGCCACCATTAATGACTAATGCCACAGTCTTAGTAACCGTCCTTGATCAGAATGATAACAGCCCAATTTTCACTCACAATGAGTACAACTTCTATGTCCCAGAAAACCTTCCAAGACATGGCACAGTAGGACTAATCACCGTAACTGATCCTGATTATGGAGAGAATTCTGCAGTCACTCTCTCCATTTTAGATGTGAATGATGACTTCACCATTGACCCACAGACTGGTGTCATTAGgccaaatatttcatttgatcGAGAAAAACAAGAATCTTACACTTTTTATGTAAAGGCAGAGGATGGTGGTAGGGTATCACGCTCTTCAACTGCAAAAGTAACCATAAATGTAGTTGATGTCAATGACAACAAACCAGTGTTTGTTGTCCCTCCTTCCAACTATTCTTATGAACTGGTTCTCCCATCCACtaatccaggcacagtggtcTTTAAGGTAGTTGCCATTGACAATGACACTGGAATGAATGCAGAGCTTCACTACAGCATTGTAGGAGGAAACACAAAGGGACTGTTTGTAATTGACCAAACAACTGGCAACATCACACTGAAGGAGAAATGTGTGGTTGCAGATCTTGGTTTACACAGATTGGTAGTTAAAGCTAAAGACTTAGGACAACCTGATTCTCTCTTCAGTGTTGTAATTGTCAATCTGTTTGTGAATGAGACAGTGACCAATGCTACACTCATTCATGAATTGGTGCGCAAAAGCATTGAAGCACCAGCGACCCAAAATATTGAGACAGCTGATACATCCTCACCAACCAGTGACTATGTCAAGATCATGGTTGCCATTGTTGCTGGCACTATAACTGTTATACTAGTGATTTTCATCACTGCTGTAGTAAGATGTCGCCAACCACCACACCTTAAGGCTGCTCAGAAAAACAAGCAGAATTCTGAATGGGTTACTCCAAACCCAGAAAACAGGCAGATGAtaatgatgaagaaaaagaagaagaagaagaagaagaagcatgCCCCTAAGAACTTGCTGCTTAACTTTGTCACTATTGAAGAAACAAAGGCAGATGATGCTGACAATGATGGAAACAGTGTCACACTAGACCTTCCCATTGAACTGGAAGAGCAAACCATGGGCAAATACAACTGGGGCACTACGCCTACCACCTTCAAGCCTGACAGCCCTGATTTGGCCCGACACTACAAATCTGCCTCTCCACAGCCAGCCTTCCAGATTCAGCCTGAAACGCCCCTGAATTCAAAGCACCACATCATCCAGGAACTGCCTCTTGATAACACTTTCGTGGCCTGTGATTCCATCTCCAAGTGTTCCTCCAGCAGTTCTGATCCCTACAGTGTTTCTGAGTGCAGCTATCCAGTGACAACCTTCAAGACTCCTGTGTCTGTACACACCAGACCG ACTGATTCCAGGACATCAACTATTGAAATCTGCAGTGAGATATAA